A genomic stretch from uncultured Pseudodesulfovibrio sp. includes:
- a CDS encoding electron transfer flavoprotein subunit beta yields the protein MSNEFHIVVCGSIVPDPLQTLAPQVGPNGPVLQNEMMLPAVLDPWAGHALYEAANLAAKNPGSQVWLVSLGPKAKLQQVMMSVSQKAPFQLVVADGSASGFVDSFETAKVLADTIDGIAGLDKSKMLLFGGWQSASRGSGAVMQMVGELLGVTEQFQGVDKLTVGDDGSLEVLERVEGGAYQKSVVDGAPAVMGWATGELPEPPNNPQIGMQNMQKNMPALQQAKPADLSGTSLSFASVEVPQQRRETRVVKDASVEEMAKEIVEWIKG from the coding sequence ATGAGCAATGAATTCCACATAGTGGTCTGCGGTTCCATAGTACCGGACCCGCTCCAGACGCTCGCACCTCAGGTCGGTCCCAATGGACCTGTCCTGCAAAATGAAATGATGCTTCCTGCCGTACTCGACCCATGGGCCGGGCATGCGCTGTATGAAGCCGCCAATCTGGCTGCTAAAAATCCCGGAAGTCAGGTCTGGCTTGTGAGTCTCGGTCCCAAAGCCAAGCTCCAGCAGGTTATGATGTCCGTATCTCAGAAAGCTCCCTTCCAGTTGGTCGTTGCCGATGGCTCCGCCTCCGGTTTCGTGGATAGCTTCGAGACAGCCAAGGTTCTGGCTGACACCATTGACGGTATCGCTGGTTTGGATAAATCAAAGATGCTGCTGTTTGGCGGCTGGCAGTCTGCATCTCGCGGCTCCGGTGCCGTTATGCAGATGGTTGGTGAACTGCTTGGCGTTACCGAACAGTTCCAGGGTGTTGACAAACTCACCGTTGGCGATGACGGTTCCCTTGAGGTGCTGGAACGCGTTGAAGGCGGTGCGTATCAGAAATCCGTAGTGGACGGTGCTCCTGCCGTCATGGGTTGGGCCACTGGTGAACTGCCTGAGCCTCCCAACAATCCCCAGATTGGTATGCAGAACATGCAGAAGAACATGCCTGCTCTGCAACAGGCCAAGCCTGCTGATCTGTCCGGCACCAGTCTGAGCTTTGCCTCTGTTGAAGTGCCGCAGCAGCGTCGTGAGACCCGTGTGGTCAAGGACGCTTCCGTTGAAGAAATGGCGAAAGAAATCGTCGAATGGATTAAGGGTTAG
- a CDS encoding 4Fe-4S ferredoxin, translating to MSDETPRAAMETDIVCVGFGPAAGGFLTTLTRGLMNEDGTPVAESKAMPGMPPQVICYERADDIGFGVSGVVTKGRAIKASFPDLDLSQIPMAHEVTSEKVLYLKDPVGASRRPSAFKMADKMLSRWMKDDAFELPYIPPFLEKHPGMLFSIGQLNQWVGGNLMGTGLAQIWPSSPVAEPLMEGKAVKGVRMVDQGVEKDGTPNAGFMPGMDMKAALTVVADGPVGPVGQQLDRNLGLPEGNHQREWAVGMKCVVDLPEGCDWEPGTVLHTIGYPEPEIFGFLYVYPGNVASLGIFVPSWFDNPVRTAYRYMQHWMMHPYLWKRLEGGTMRSWGAKSLNESGRRGEPILCGDGFARIGEGSGSTNILSGSGVDEAWATGVQLGESVLELLRDGKEFTKENLEATYVARRRDSWVEEEAKVAEKAREGFTKSVVRGFIGMGMTGLTNGLLNMPGKQIKPQDRIPTIEEYYKGYITEGEIQEIRAECAKKGSSLHDALMDRVGWPEIPLDGTLLVSHQDALLMGGKVQANPGYADHVRFADPATCATCREQVCIEACSGQAIYTNPESGTPLFDREKCVHCGACMWNCSKSNYKDPERTNVSFNGGSGGLHSAEN from the coding sequence ATGAGTGACGAGACTCCCAGAGCAGCAATGGAGACTGATATTGTCTGTGTTGGTTTCGGCCCGGCAGCAGGTGGTTTCCTGACCACCTTGACCCGCGGTCTCATGAACGAAGACGGTACGCCCGTGGCTGAATCCAAGGCCATGCCAGGTATGCCGCCTCAGGTGATCTGTTACGAACGCGCTGATGATATTGGGTTTGGCGTGTCCGGCGTGGTTACCAAGGGACGCGCCATCAAGGCGAGTTTCCCTGATCTCGATCTTTCGCAGATTCCCATGGCCCATGAGGTCACCAGCGAGAAAGTCCTGTATCTCAAAGACCCGGTGGGTGCGAGTCGCAGGCCGTCCGCATTCAAGATGGCGGATAAAATGCTTTCCCGCTGGATGAAGGATGACGCTTTCGAACTGCCGTACATTCCCCCGTTTCTTGAAAAACATCCCGGCATGCTGTTTTCTATCGGCCAACTCAACCAGTGGGTTGGCGGGAATCTGATGGGTACCGGCCTTGCGCAGATCTGGCCTTCCAGCCCTGTGGCTGAGCCGCTCATGGAAGGCAAGGCCGTCAAGGGCGTGCGTATGGTCGATCAGGGCGTGGAAAAGGACGGCACCCCCAATGCCGGATTCATGCCCGGTATGGACATGAAAGCGGCGCTGACCGTTGTGGCTGATGGCCCTGTTGGTCCTGTGGGCCAGCAGCTTGATCGCAATCTCGGCCTGCCCGAAGGGAACCACCAGCGTGAGTGGGCCGTGGGCATGAAATGTGTTGTCGATCTGCCCGAAGGGTGTGACTGGGAACCCGGCACCGTGCTCCACACCATTGGGTATCCCGAACCTGAAATTTTCGGTTTTCTGTATGTCTATCCCGGCAACGTGGCCTCGCTTGGCATTTTTGTGCCTTCCTGGTTCGATAACCCAGTGCGGACCGCTTATCGCTATATGCAGCACTGGATGATGCATCCGTATTTGTGGAAGCGGCTTGAAGGCGGCACCATGCGTTCATGGGGCGCAAAGTCTCTGAACGAGTCCGGCAGACGTGGCGAACCGATTCTGTGCGGTGACGGTTTTGCCCGTATCGGTGAGGGGTCCGGTTCCACCAACATTCTGTCCGGTTCTGGCGTTGACGAAGCGTGGGCAACCGGCGTTCAGCTCGGCGAATCCGTGTTGGAGCTGCTCAGGGATGGTAAGGAATTCACCAAGGAAAATCTTGAAGCCACCTATGTTGCAAGGCGGCGTGATTCATGGGTGGAAGAAGAAGCCAAGGTCGCTGAAAAGGCCCGTGAAGGTTTCACTAAGTCCGTGGTGCGCGGCTTCATCGGCATGGGTATGACCGGTTTGACCAACGGACTGCTCAACATGCCCGGCAAGCAGATCAAGCCGCAAGATCGTATCCCGACAATTGAAGAATATTATAAAGGGTACATTACAGAGGGCGAGATTCAGGAAATTCGCGCTGAATGTGCCAAGAAAGGCTCTAGTCTGCATGATGCGCTCATGGATCGTGTCGGCTGGCCTGAAATCCCGCTGGACGGTACTTTGCTCGTGTCCCATCAGGATGCATTGCTCATGGGCGGCAAGGTGCAGGCCAATCCCGGGTATGCCGATCATGTCCGGTTCGCTGATCCGGCCACCTGTGCAACGTGTCGTGAACAGGTGTGCATCGAGGCGTGTTCCGGTCAGGCTATTTATACCAATCCGGAAAGCGGCACTCCGTTGTTTGACAGAGAAAAATGTGTGCACTGCGGCGCCTGCATGTGGAATTGCAGCAAGTCCAATTACAAAGACCCGGAACGGACGAACGTCTCGTTCAACGGTGGTTCTGGTGGGCTGCATTCCGCAGAGAATTAG
- a CDS encoding class I adenylate cyclase, whose translation MDDKRNSIRTTAQAIREFATNSMLANGPSIGGLAIEFMSWCDHAPQPLQNDAALRAEIVLALNDIAKKTNDIQTIQNCLQAMVHSGRFGRIMTSRFILAKAVSLQKLDAKITGWPVRDRLAITHEMLSDFPGDNDKETLAWLESILKPLMATDPMELIPFVAELGERGEILAFPVRQAVMGGLLGRWVNTKLSNGTEGAELHQICLIIKALGEASYGEVLAKSVELKHIKVDVEVLRAIAAVGEAGNKTILTMLFKTLSDASNGLAGACLDAIIAQDHPGVGKLLASVRTKMPGLQKSAISRAPLLGSAGYASYIQSLPEDRQMDAHLEALGVLEAIAPDFVRNVTRQCMPRGQHLHTNAPPHQLAVAPNPKNEIPSPKQGFFSKIFKSKPKTLEFILPKHHTIRDMDLTGSQVEDEDLDGRELTGLILSRSMFSKTRFIRTKMTGSTLNDTVFFLCQCTAAVFTDIDFTDTQFAKTTFSGCTFTDCTFTATTFDDCTFLECRFRNCSFGDASFQRMKIRMSDFVAGSLAGATIHDCSIHTTRFEAIDLTFSEFISNDLRGVEFINSVLHAVYIRDCTLASLEMPRTTVTRSIIKNSDAAHPLFLANRIRQMTLFAREADKGTIPKTRETDPFQAQKALTAWSQELTFMRRERRMLDNNRARISRAFATMGRTRQEFIRILPLLLDTDNFERKFNFGETPTCRVWGYYPTLSSIELARQHMNRLRLRPTAPDIRILAIYAMGSTGTVAQTTQSDFDCWVCYDGDLTIAMENGLKRKLEAIALWAESEFGLETHFYPMRMDDVRDNRFLSGDEESSGSAQVLLLKEEFYRTALRIAGKNLAWWITPAGANQKTYEACICASRRYPVCGKPRLEDFGYLAPVPPEEYFGGSLWQMVKAVHAPFKSVLKLGLLETYATPGVLSLPLCERIKHSLVSNRRGKLDTDPYTALFSTLYDYYTKRNQTNAAALLKESFRLKANLSDVSFFMNLPTRPEDESLISVLFGTGYVEPDRIAGINRSWSFAKSLSMGSRVRQYMVDTYQRIQSTLSEDGMTKAHINAEDLTRMGRRIGANFSQKAHKVMRVPFMDPTGAGFPILHFSADRNSTKAPVWIIRGGSAIEAKQSVETLQPLHRSLDPVQLLAWLLANRIYQPRSLLQADRSIAPIAVTDLQKLMPALHGFFPFATTFERDINEGLNPEHVTRAFFILNLTTPHDTRRVEQASVIYATNWGEMYCRTFLRPGQMFDSNPTLFLTQKLDQQVTDALEISVFMPKGAQCRRIIQS comes from the coding sequence ATGGACGACAAACGTAATTCCATACGCACCACGGCACAAGCCATCCGGGAGTTCGCTACCAATTCCATGCTTGCGAACGGTCCGAGCATAGGCGGACTAGCCATTGAATTCATGAGTTGGTGCGACCATGCACCACAGCCTCTCCAGAACGACGCAGCCCTTCGTGCAGAAATAGTCCTCGCACTCAACGATATAGCAAAAAAGACCAACGACATACAGACAATTCAGAACTGTTTGCAGGCCATGGTCCACTCAGGTCGTTTTGGTCGTATCATGACCAGTCGTTTTATCCTCGCCAAGGCAGTTTCCCTCCAGAAACTGGATGCCAAAATCACTGGCTGGCCCGTACGCGACAGACTGGCAATTACCCACGAAATGCTGAGTGATTTTCCAGGAGACAATGACAAGGAAACCCTGGCCTGGCTGGAAAGCATACTCAAACCGCTCATGGCTACAGACCCGATGGAGCTGATACCCTTTGTGGCTGAATTGGGCGAAAGAGGAGAAATACTCGCATTTCCTGTCAGACAGGCTGTCATGGGAGGACTACTGGGGCGATGGGTCAACACAAAATTGTCCAATGGAACCGAAGGTGCGGAACTGCATCAGATATGTCTGATTATTAAAGCTCTGGGCGAGGCTTCATACGGTGAAGTTCTGGCTAAATCCGTTGAGCTCAAACATATCAAAGTCGACGTAGAGGTTCTTCGTGCCATAGCTGCGGTTGGTGAAGCCGGAAACAAGACCATACTGACCATGCTTTTCAAGACCCTTTCCGATGCCTCAAACGGACTGGCCGGAGCATGTCTCGACGCCATCATTGCACAAGACCATCCAGGGGTCGGAAAACTCCTCGCCTCGGTTCGCACCAAGATGCCGGGTCTGCAAAAAAGTGCTATCTCCCGCGCGCCACTCCTTGGTTCCGCAGGCTATGCCAGCTACATACAAAGCTTACCCGAAGATCGACAAATGGACGCACACCTGGAAGCCCTCGGCGTGCTGGAAGCCATTGCCCCGGATTTCGTCCGCAACGTCACCCGGCAATGTATGCCTCGCGGCCAACATCTTCATACGAATGCCCCTCCTCATCAGTTGGCAGTCGCCCCAAATCCCAAAAATGAAATCCCCAGCCCGAAGCAGGGGTTCTTTTCAAAGATTTTCAAGAGCAAACCAAAAACGCTGGAATTCATTCTTCCGAAACACCACACCATCCGGGATATGGATCTTACCGGCTCTCAGGTCGAAGATGAAGATCTGGACGGCCGAGAACTGACCGGACTGATACTCAGCAGATCCATGTTTTCCAAGACCCGATTCATCCGCACCAAAATGACAGGTTCCACACTAAACGACACAGTCTTCTTCCTGTGCCAGTGTACGGCCGCAGTCTTCACGGACATAGACTTCACAGACACACAATTCGCCAAAACCACATTCAGCGGATGCACATTTACGGATTGCACCTTTACTGCCACGACCTTTGACGACTGCACTTTTCTGGAATGTCGTTTTCGCAACTGCTCTTTTGGTGACGCCTCTTTCCAGCGCATGAAAATACGCATGAGTGATTTTGTCGCAGGCTCTCTTGCCGGGGCAACCATTCACGACTGTAGTATACACACGACCCGGTTTGAAGCCATAGACCTGACGTTCAGCGAGTTCATAAGCAACGACCTGCGCGGCGTGGAATTCATCAACTCGGTCTTGCATGCCGTTTACATCAGGGACTGCACCCTCGCTTCTCTGGAAATGCCAAGAACAACGGTAACCCGCTCAATTATCAAGAACTCCGATGCGGCTCACCCTCTGTTTCTGGCCAATCGCATCCGCCAGATGACTCTGTTCGCCAGAGAAGCGGATAAAGGAACCATCCCGAAAACACGTGAAACCGACCCATTTCAGGCCCAAAAAGCTTTAACCGCATGGTCGCAGGAACTGACTTTTATGCGACGAGAACGGCGCATGCTCGACAACAATCGCGCGCGGATTTCGAGAGCTTTCGCCACCATGGGGCGTACTCGGCAGGAATTTATCCGTATACTCCCCCTTCTTCTGGACACTGACAATTTCGAGCGAAAGTTCAACTTTGGAGAAACACCGACATGCCGAGTCTGGGGATACTACCCAACGCTCAGTTCTATAGAGCTAGCCCGACAACACATGAACAGGCTCCGGCTTCGCCCAACAGCACCCGACATACGCATCCTTGCCATCTATGCCATGGGAAGCACAGGCACCGTCGCTCAAACCACCCAGTCCGATTTTGACTGTTGGGTGTGCTATGACGGCGACTTGACCATTGCCATGGAGAATGGTCTCAAGCGTAAACTGGAAGCCATTGCCCTGTGGGCAGAAAGCGAATTCGGCCTGGAAACACATTTCTATCCAATGCGTATGGACGACGTGCGCGATAACCGCTTCCTGTCCGGGGATGAAGAAAGTTCCGGTTCGGCTCAGGTACTCCTTCTCAAAGAAGAATTTTACCGCACTGCACTCAGAATAGCCGGCAAGAACCTAGCGTGGTGGATAACACCGGCCGGTGCTAACCAGAAAACTTATGAAGCCTGTATCTGTGCATCCAGACGATATCCGGTGTGCGGCAAACCGCGACTGGAAGACTTCGGGTATCTCGCCCCGGTACCGCCTGAGGAATACTTCGGCGGTTCCCTATGGCAGATGGTCAAGGCAGTCCACGCTCCGTTCAAATCAGTGCTCAAACTGGGGCTGCTCGAAACTTACGCCACGCCAGGAGTCTTATCGCTGCCACTCTGCGAACGGATCAAACACAGCCTTGTCAGCAACCGACGAGGCAAACTGGACACCGACCCATACACAGCTCTGTTCTCCACCCTGTACGACTATTACACCAAACGAAACCAAACCAACGCAGCCGCCCTGCTCAAGGAGTCCTTCCGACTCAAGGCAAACCTTTCGGATGTGTCGTTCTTCATGAACCTGCCCACCAGACCCGAAGACGAAAGCCTCATTTCCGTCCTGTTCGGAACAGGATATGTGGAACCGGACCGCATTGCCGGAATCAACCGATCATGGTCCTTTGCAAAATCCCTCAGTATGGGGTCTCGCGTCCGCCAGTACATGGTCGATACCTACCAACGCATCCAGTCCACACTCTCGGAAGACGGGATGACCAAGGCACATATCAACGCAGAAGATCTGACTCGCATGGGACGCCGTATCGGAGCCAATTTTTCGCAGAAAGCGCATAAAGTCATGCGGGTTCCGTTCATGGACCCAACCGGAGCGGGATTCCCCATCCTTCACTTTTCCGCTGACAGGAATTCCACGAAAGCCCCAGTCTGGATTATTCGAGGAGGATCTGCAATTGAGGCCAAACAATCAGTTGAGACTCTGCAACCCCTGCATCGCAGTCTGGACCCTGTTCAACTTCTTGCATGGCTGCTCGCCAATCGCATATACCAGCCCAGAAGCCTGCTCCAGGCCGATCGATCCATTGCCCCCATCGCCGTCACAGACCTGCAAAAGCTCATGCCTGCCCTGCATGGTTTTTTCCCTTTTGCCACCACGTTTGAACGAGATATCAACGAAGGCCTCAACCCGGAACATGTCACTCGCGCCTTCTTCATTCTCAACCTGACCACCCCGCATGACACCAGGCGGGTGGAACAAGCCTCCGTCATCTACGCCACCAACTGGGGAGAAATGTATTGTCGGACATTCCTCCGCCCCGGCCAGATGTTCGACAGCAACCCGACACTCTTTCTGACACAGAAACTTGACCAGCAGGTCACAGATGCACTTGAGATATCGGTGTTCATGCCCAAAGGGGCCCAGTGCAGGAGAATCATTCAGTCATAA
- a CDS encoding acyl-CoA dehydrogenase family protein yields the protein MYTLRTLPGDDVRQIMWRFAERFDLQMSVQSARAIARSTVAKLVAEGARNTHEWTEQKNDLLTAFDQSGLTALFMDPHQGGFIEGPKNFALALVAFELAWVDAGAATSSLASNLALAPIHEKGTPEQRDYYMSKCVPPQPGEDRQIWRGAFALTEPLPYVGVDTGVLCGKASVADWSEGEEPMLQIDKRGRFITNMDFANFVTAAVESKDDRIKGTFMVILEDTDEGVFDRGAPTLKMVHQLSSTRDPVLNLKVPASRIIGGYDVVDGVIVPKYNHSEIIGAVFHRTRIPVGLMTSAKLISAVEPVIRYHRNRFRGGDACTEGSPRFDKGLQINEDALQRLADVWASGEAGCSLAFGASRLADRFDPIEKAKEAHFEAEGVPSVRKQMAVLRKLKDQVCEFIDLEYTPEAERDQARYAELQSDTLVQYAYMEALAGVLNPGVKLWNTGEGANKMREAVALVGGYGITEDCPGFLMQKWTDCQLEATYEGPEAVQRRHLTMTMTSEIFQHIMDNWVKQMQAAGKNVPGLGGYVLASAMELWQWTLNHLKDAKDDDGRKLYHNKRQGVTFPLADALGWLLGPYYLATDVMELIEKGPMSPTLAEGLDDLTGFYKDLCHVQAARAAGEVARICTELVYGFNSCCCNEPSSEPGVRAECTGREDLAQFRELKAQVDLCMAGSRMAKDRAGNALAGVMIPEALDYPIG from the coding sequence ATGTACACACTGCGTACTCTTCCGGGAGATGACGTCCGTCAGATCATGTGGCGTTTTGCCGAGCGTTTCGACCTTCAGATGTCGGTGCAGTCCGCCCGTGCCATTGCTCGAAGCACCGTTGCCAAACTTGTGGCCGAAGGTGCGCGTAATACACACGAGTGGACCGAACAGAAAAATGATCTTCTGACTGCATTCGATCAGTCCGGCCTGACCGCACTGTTCATGGACCCCCATCAGGGCGGTTTCATCGAAGGTCCGAAAAATTTTGCTCTCGCTCTGGTCGCCTTTGAACTGGCCTGGGTCGATGCCGGTGCTGCGACTTCTTCGCTGGCTTCCAATCTGGCTTTGGCTCCCATTCATGAGAAGGGCACTCCCGAACAGCGCGATTATTATATGTCCAAGTGCGTTCCTCCCCAGCCGGGTGAGGATCGTCAAATCTGGCGTGGCGCATTCGCCTTGACCGAGCCGTTGCCTTACGTCGGCGTGGATACCGGCGTGCTGTGCGGCAAAGCTTCCGTGGCCGACTGGTCCGAGGGCGAAGAGCCCATGCTCCAGATCGATAAGCGCGGCCGGTTTATCACCAACATGGACTTCGCCAACTTCGTGACTGCTGCCGTGGAATCCAAAGACGACCGCATCAAGGGAACCTTCATGGTCATCCTTGAAGATACTGACGAAGGTGTTTTTGATCGTGGCGCGCCGACATTGAAAATGGTTCACCAGCTTTCTTCCACCCGTGATCCGGTTCTGAATCTCAAGGTTCCAGCTTCCCGTATTATCGGTGGCTACGACGTAGTCGACGGCGTGATCGTTCCCAAATACAATCATTCCGAGATCATCGGCGCGGTTTTTCACCGCACCCGTATCCCCGTGGGGCTGATGACTTCTGCCAAGCTTATTTCCGCTGTTGAGCCGGTTATTCGGTATCATCGCAACCGTTTCCGCGGTGGCGACGCCTGTACTGAAGGTTCTCCCCGTTTCGACAAGGGGCTCCAAATCAACGAGGACGCACTCCAGCGTCTGGCTGATGTCTGGGCATCCGGTGAAGCTGGGTGTTCTCTGGCTTTCGGCGCATCCCGTCTGGCAGACCGTTTCGATCCTATCGAAAAGGCCAAGGAAGCCCATTTCGAGGCAGAGGGCGTGCCTTCTGTCCGCAAGCAGATGGCTGTCCTGCGCAAGCTCAAGGATCAGGTCTGCGAATTCATCGATCTGGAATACACCCCGGAAGCCGAACGCGATCAGGCCCGCTATGCGGAATTGCAGAGCGATACGCTGGTCCAGTATGCCTACATGGAAGCACTGGCCGGTGTCCTCAATCCGGGCGTCAAGCTCTGGAATACCGGCGAAGGCGCCAACAAGATGCGCGAGGCCGTGGCTCTGGTCGGCGGATATGGCATCACTGAAGACTGCCCCGGTTTCCTCATGCAGAAGTGGACGGACTGTCAGCTTGAGGCCACCTATGAAGGCCCGGAAGCCGTTCAACGTCGCCACCTGACAATGACCATGACTTCGGAAATCTTCCAGCACATCATGGACAACTGGGTGAAGCAGATGCAGGCTGCCGGAAAGAACGTGCCGGGTCTGGGCGGATACGTCCTGGCTTCCGCCATGGAACTCTGGCAGTGGACGCTCAATCATCTCAAGGACGCCAAGGACGACGACGGTCGCAAGCTCTATCACAACAAGCGGCAGGGAGTGACTTTCCCGCTGGCTGATGCGCTGGGCTGGCTGCTCGGACCGTATTATCTGGCCACGGACGTCATGGAGCTTATCGAAAAAGGCCCCATGTCCCCGACTTTGGCCGAGGGCCTCGACGATCTGACCGGGTTCTACAAGGATCTCTGTCATGTTCAGGCTGCCCGTGCTGCCGGTGAAGTCGCTCGAATCTGTACCGAACTGGTCTACGGCTTCAACTCTTGTTGCTGCAACGAACCCTCCTCTGAGCCGGGCGTTCGGGCCGAATGCACTGGTCGCGAAGACCTGGCTCAGTTCCGTGAACTCAAGGCTCAGGTTGACTTGTGCATGGCCGGTTCCCGTATGGCAAAAGATCGTGCGGGCAACGCTCTGGCTGGTGTCATGATTCCGGAAGCCCTTGATTATCCCATTGGTTAA